In a single window of the Osmerus eperlanus chromosome 4, fOsmEpe2.1, whole genome shotgun sequence genome:
- the LOC134018486 gene encoding deoxynucleoside triphosphate triphosphohydrolase SAMHD1-like isoform X1, with protein MICSKCSTLADQAPDKPNTIDCQFNVQGKVFNDPIHGLVPMHPLLVRIIDTPQFQRLRYIKQLGGACYVYPGATHNRFEHSIGVSHLAGRLVRELKERQPELQISCRDFLCVQIAGLCHDLGHGPFSHLFDGMFIPKVSTGRKWKHEDASVAMFDHLVDKNELKMEQHGLVLPEDLDFIKEQIAGPIDKTPGKWAYKGRPEKKSFLYEIIANKRNGVDVDKWDYFARDSYYLGLQSNFDHDRFINFARVCEVDEEVDGKKMSQICARDKEVDNLYDMFHTRFSLHRRAYQHRVVEAIQLMIRDALVEANPHILIKGSGVKTFRMSDTVFDMEVYSKLTDHVFEQILYSPSSDLDKARKILERITHRRLYKCVGQILKVCGGIKDKDNLEDEVMDKIKKWQSDVASENHLDPNDFELRVIKIDYGMKKDDPIDQMRFYKKDNPTKAFKISKDQVLYLRPESFSQQQIRIYYKKETDETDETIKAIKDDWSIKFPESHADGSQAVVAVVLGPQTSVEVLANIGQMYEEEPQNSARTEDQEKPGIKKQEV; from the exons ATGATTTGCTCCAAATGCTCAACTCTGGCTGACCAGGCTCCGGACAAGCCGAACACGATTGACTGCCAGTTCAATGTGCAGGGAAAG GTGTTCAACGATCCAATACATGGGCTTGTGCCAATGCACCCTTTGCTGGTCCGCATCATTGACACACCCCAGTTCCAGAGACTTCGCTACATCAAGCAGCTTGGAGGGGCCTGCTATGTCTATCCTGGGGCGACCCACAACCGCTTTGAGCACTCCATAGG AGTGAGTCACCTGGCAGGGAGACTGGTCCGGGAGCTGAAAGAGCGGCAGCCAGAACTTCAAATCTCTTGCAGAGACTTCCTCTGTGTGCAGATCGCTGGCCTCTGCCACGACCTGG GACATGGCCCTTTCTCCCATTTGTTTGATGGGATGTTTATCCCCAAAGTCTCTACAGGAAGGAAATGGAAG CACGAGGATGCGTCCGTGGCCATGTTTGACCACCTTGTCGACAAAAATGAATTGAAGATGGAGCAGCATGGTCTGGTCCTGCCTGAAGACCTGGACTTCATCAAGGAACAAATTGCTGGACCGATTGACAAAACCCCTGGGAAG TGGGCTTACAAAGGCAGACCAGAGAAGAAGTCCTTCCTGTACGAAATCATAGCCAACAAGAGAAACGGTGTTGATGTTGATAAATGGGACTACTTTGCCAG GGACTCTTACTACCTAGGTCTTCAGAGTAACTTTGACCATGACCGCTTTATCAACTTTGCCCGAGTCtgtgaggtggatgaggaggtggATGGGAAGAAGATGTCGCAGATCTGTGCCAGAGACAAG GAAGTGGACAACCTGTATGACATGTTCCACACCAGATTCAGCCTCCACAGACGAGCCTACCAGCACAGAGTGGTCGAAGCCATTCAGCTCAT GATCAGAGATGCCCTTGTCGAAGCAAATCCTCACATCTTGATTAAAGGATCTGGGGTGAAAACGTTCAGAATGTCAGACACCGTATTTGACATGGAGGTCTACTCTAAACTCACAG ACCATGTGTTTGAGCAGATCCTCTACTCCCCCTCTTCTGACCTGGATAAGGCAAGAAAGATTCTAGAGAGAATCACCCACCGACGTCTCTACAAGTGTGTGGGCCAGATCTTAAAGGTGTGTGGGGGTATAAAG GACAAGGACAATTTGGAGGACGAGGTCATGGACAAGATCAAGAAATGGCAAAGTGATGTGGCGAGTGAAAATCATTTGGATCCAAATGACTTTGAACTCCGT GTCATCAAAATTGACTATGGGATGAAGAAGGACGACCCCATTGACCAAATGCGCTTCTACAAAAAGGACAACCCAACCAAAGCTTTCAAAATCTCCAAAGACCAG GTGTTATACCTCAGGCCAGAGAGCTTTTCACAGCAACAGATCAGGATCTACTATAAGAAGGAGACTGATGAAACTGATGAAACTATAAAGGCCATTAAGGATGACTGGAGCATCAAATTCCCAGAATCACAT GCCGATGGTTCTCAAGCTGTGGTAGCAGTGGTACTTGGACCTCAAACCTCTGTAGAAGTGTTGGCAAATATTGGCCAAATGTATGAG GAGGAACCCCAGAATTCTGCCAGAACAGAAGATCAGGAGAAACCAGGAATAAAGAAACAGGAAGTCTGA
- the LOC134018486 gene encoding deoxynucleoside triphosphate triphosphohydrolase SAMHD1-like isoform X2, whose protein sequence is MICSKCSTLADQAPDKPNTIDCQFNVQGKVFNDPIHGLVPMHPLLVRIIDTPQFQRLRYIKQLGGACYVYPGATHNRFEHSIGVSHLAGRLVRELKERQPELQISCRDFLCVQIAGLCHDLGHGPFSHLFDGMFIPKVSTGRKWKHEDASVAMFDHLVDKNELKMEQHGLVLPEDLDFIKEQIAGPIDKTPGKWAYKGRPEKKSFLYEIIANKRNGVDVDKWDYFARDSYYLGLQSNFDHDRFINFARVCEVDEEVDGKKMSQICARDKEVDNLYDMFHTRFSLHRRAYQHRVVEAIQLMIRDALVEANPHILIKGSGVKTFRMSDTVFDMEVYSKLTDHVFEQILYSPSSDLDKARKILERITHRRLYKCVGQILKDKDNLEDEVMDKIKKWQSDVASENHLDPNDFELRVIKIDYGMKKDDPIDQMRFYKKDNPTKAFKISKDQVLYLRPESFSQQQIRIYYKKETDETDETIKAIKDDWSIKFPESHADGSQAVVAVVLGPQTSVEVLANIGQMYEEEPQNSARTEDQEKPGIKKQEV, encoded by the exons ATGATTTGCTCCAAATGCTCAACTCTGGCTGACCAGGCTCCGGACAAGCCGAACACGATTGACTGCCAGTTCAATGTGCAGGGAAAG GTGTTCAACGATCCAATACATGGGCTTGTGCCAATGCACCCTTTGCTGGTCCGCATCATTGACACACCCCAGTTCCAGAGACTTCGCTACATCAAGCAGCTTGGAGGGGCCTGCTATGTCTATCCTGGGGCGACCCACAACCGCTTTGAGCACTCCATAGG AGTGAGTCACCTGGCAGGGAGACTGGTCCGGGAGCTGAAAGAGCGGCAGCCAGAACTTCAAATCTCTTGCAGAGACTTCCTCTGTGTGCAGATCGCTGGCCTCTGCCACGACCTGG GACATGGCCCTTTCTCCCATTTGTTTGATGGGATGTTTATCCCCAAAGTCTCTACAGGAAGGAAATGGAAG CACGAGGATGCGTCCGTGGCCATGTTTGACCACCTTGTCGACAAAAATGAATTGAAGATGGAGCAGCATGGTCTGGTCCTGCCTGAAGACCTGGACTTCATCAAGGAACAAATTGCTGGACCGATTGACAAAACCCCTGGGAAG TGGGCTTACAAAGGCAGACCAGAGAAGAAGTCCTTCCTGTACGAAATCATAGCCAACAAGAGAAACGGTGTTGATGTTGATAAATGGGACTACTTTGCCAG GGACTCTTACTACCTAGGTCTTCAGAGTAACTTTGACCATGACCGCTTTATCAACTTTGCCCGAGTCtgtgaggtggatgaggaggtggATGGGAAGAAGATGTCGCAGATCTGTGCCAGAGACAAG GAAGTGGACAACCTGTATGACATGTTCCACACCAGATTCAGCCTCCACAGACGAGCCTACCAGCACAGAGTGGTCGAAGCCATTCAGCTCAT GATCAGAGATGCCCTTGTCGAAGCAAATCCTCACATCTTGATTAAAGGATCTGGGGTGAAAACGTTCAGAATGTCAGACACCGTATTTGACATGGAGGTCTACTCTAAACTCACAG ACCATGTGTTTGAGCAGATCCTCTACTCCCCCTCTTCTGACCTGGATAAGGCAAGAAAGATTCTAGAGAGAATCACCCACCGACGTCTCTACAAGTGTGTGGGCCAGATCTTAAAG GACAAGGACAATTTGGAGGACGAGGTCATGGACAAGATCAAGAAATGGCAAAGTGATGTGGCGAGTGAAAATCATTTGGATCCAAATGACTTTGAACTCCGT GTCATCAAAATTGACTATGGGATGAAGAAGGACGACCCCATTGACCAAATGCGCTTCTACAAAAAGGACAACCCAACCAAAGCTTTCAAAATCTCCAAAGACCAG GTGTTATACCTCAGGCCAGAGAGCTTTTCACAGCAACAGATCAGGATCTACTATAAGAAGGAGACTGATGAAACTGATGAAACTATAAAGGCCATTAAGGATGACTGGAGCATCAAATTCCCAGAATCACAT GCCGATGGTTCTCAAGCTGTGGTAGCAGTGGTACTTGGACCTCAAACCTCTGTAGAAGTGTTGGCAAATATTGGCCAAATGTATGAG GAGGAACCCCAGAATTCTGCCAGAACAGAAGATCAGGAGAAACCAGGAATAAAGAAACAGGAAGTCTGA
- the LOC134018491 gene encoding beta-1,4 N-acetylgalactosaminyltransferase 1-like, giving the protein METHGHHSVFTITVGHVITPKLVKPAFKEEVSGISSLVTIATKTFLRYDKLQDLIDSIRQYYPDIVIVVADDNEEPQPVKGQAHTHI; this is encoded by the exons ATGGAAACCCATGGACACCACTCAGTCTTTACAATCACTGTTGGACATGTCATCACCCCAAAACTCGTGAAACCAGCCTTCAAAGAAGAAG TATCTGGTATCAGTTCCCTTGTCACCATCGCTACCAAGACCTTCCTGCGCTATGATAAATTACAGGACTTGATTGACAGCATACGGCAGTACTACCCTGACATTGTCATAGTGGTCGCCGACGACAACGAGGAGCCCCAGCCAGTCAAgggccaagcacacacacacatctaa
- the LOC134018486 gene encoding deoxynucleoside triphosphate triphosphohydrolase SAMHD1-like isoform X4, protein MHPLLVRIIDTPQFQRLRYIKQLGGACYVYPGATHNRFEHSIGVSHLAGRLVRELKERQPELQISCRDFLCVQIAGLCHDLGHGPFSHLFDGMFIPKVSTGRKWKHEDASVAMFDHLVDKNELKMEQHGLVLPEDLDFIKEQIAGPIDKTPGKWAYKGRPEKKSFLYEIIANKRNGVDVDKWDYFARDSYYLGLQSNFDHDRFINFARVCEVDEEVDGKKMSQICARDKEVDNLYDMFHTRFSLHRRAYQHRVVEAIQLMIRDALVEANPHILIKGSGVKTFRMSDTVFDMEVYSKLTDHVFEQILYSPSSDLDKARKILERITHRRLYKCVGQILKVCGGIKDKDNLEDEVMDKIKKWQSDVASENHLDPNDFELRVIKIDYGMKKDDPIDQMRFYKKDNPTKAFKISKDQVLYLRPESFSQQQIRIYYKKETDETDETIKAIKDDWSIKFPESHADGSQAVVAVVLGPQTSVEVLANIGQMYEEEPQNSARTEDQEKPGIKKQEV, encoded by the exons ATGCACCCTTTGCTGGTCCGCATCATTGACACACCCCAGTTCCAGAGACTTCGCTACATCAAGCAGCTTGGAGGGGCCTGCTATGTCTATCCTGGGGCGACCCACAACCGCTTTGAGCACTCCATAGG AGTGAGTCACCTGGCAGGGAGACTGGTCCGGGAGCTGAAAGAGCGGCAGCCAGAACTTCAAATCTCTTGCAGAGACTTCCTCTGTGTGCAGATCGCTGGCCTCTGCCACGACCTGG GACATGGCCCTTTCTCCCATTTGTTTGATGGGATGTTTATCCCCAAAGTCTCTACAGGAAGGAAATGGAAG CACGAGGATGCGTCCGTGGCCATGTTTGACCACCTTGTCGACAAAAATGAATTGAAGATGGAGCAGCATGGTCTGGTCCTGCCTGAAGACCTGGACTTCATCAAGGAACAAATTGCTGGACCGATTGACAAAACCCCTGGGAAG TGGGCTTACAAAGGCAGACCAGAGAAGAAGTCCTTCCTGTACGAAATCATAGCCAACAAGAGAAACGGTGTTGATGTTGATAAATGGGACTACTTTGCCAG GGACTCTTACTACCTAGGTCTTCAGAGTAACTTTGACCATGACCGCTTTATCAACTTTGCCCGAGTCtgtgaggtggatgaggaggtggATGGGAAGAAGATGTCGCAGATCTGTGCCAGAGACAAG GAAGTGGACAACCTGTATGACATGTTCCACACCAGATTCAGCCTCCACAGACGAGCCTACCAGCACAGAGTGGTCGAAGCCATTCAGCTCAT GATCAGAGATGCCCTTGTCGAAGCAAATCCTCACATCTTGATTAAAGGATCTGGGGTGAAAACGTTCAGAATGTCAGACACCGTATTTGACATGGAGGTCTACTCTAAACTCACAG ACCATGTGTTTGAGCAGATCCTCTACTCCCCCTCTTCTGACCTGGATAAGGCAAGAAAGATTCTAGAGAGAATCACCCACCGACGTCTCTACAAGTGTGTGGGCCAGATCTTAAAGGTGTGTGGGGGTATAAAG GACAAGGACAATTTGGAGGACGAGGTCATGGACAAGATCAAGAAATGGCAAAGTGATGTGGCGAGTGAAAATCATTTGGATCCAAATGACTTTGAACTCCGT GTCATCAAAATTGACTATGGGATGAAGAAGGACGACCCCATTGACCAAATGCGCTTCTACAAAAAGGACAACCCAACCAAAGCTTTCAAAATCTCCAAAGACCAG GTGTTATACCTCAGGCCAGAGAGCTTTTCACAGCAACAGATCAGGATCTACTATAAGAAGGAGACTGATGAAACTGATGAAACTATAAAGGCCATTAAGGATGACTGGAGCATCAAATTCCCAGAATCACAT GCCGATGGTTCTCAAGCTGTGGTAGCAGTGGTACTTGGACCTCAAACCTCTGTAGAAGTGTTGGCAAATATTGGCCAAATGTATGAG GAGGAACCCCAGAATTCTGCCAGAACAGAAGATCAGGAGAAACCAGGAATAAAGAAACAGGAAGTCTGA
- the LOC134019537 gene encoding keratin, type II cytoskeletal 2 epidermal-like, with product MYCNVINSRPWIKETLFSIGLNKRLDGAGWAQETVETPCTTQEAAARTPFGRGGTVAPGSADIEAPGSADTEAPGSADTEAPGSVDEGALGSADTGAGDGGGQKSSGGVGSGQKSSGGVGSGQKSSGGVGSGQKSSGGVGSGQKSSGGEGGGQKSRQGQPQSSAYWAAALEQDRTEAGAQDRTGSGHRTGLCLGTGGRQPRLPGRNSLGGLGAGRLNLGWSASDFPEVIARTRISNHSPSSRKSQDAWQERSSQERNRSGSRAKPESVEEAGSRAKPETVEEAGSRAKPESVEEAGSRAKLESVEEAGSRAEPGADGGGW from the exons ATGtattgcaatgtcattaatagTAGGCCATGGATTAAAGAAACTTTATTTTCCATTGGCCTAAACAAAAGATTGGACGGGGCAGGATGGGCGCAGGAGACGGTGGAGACGCCGTGCACAACCCAGGAAGCGGCAGCCAGGACTCCTTTTGGACGGGGCGGCACGgtggcgcctgggagcgcggacatagaggcgcctgggagcgcggacacagaggcgcctgggagcgcggacacagaggcgcctgggagcgtgGACGAGGGGGCGCTTGGGAGTGCGGACACAGGGGCGGGGGATggtggcggccagaagtcctcgggaggAGTAGGCagtggccagaagtcctcgggaggAGTAGGCagtggccagaagtcctcgggaggAGTAGGCagtggccagaagtcctcgggaggAGTAGGCagtggccagaagtcctcgggcggagaaGGTGGCGGCCAGAAGTCTCGGCAGGGACAGCCTCAGTCGTCTGCATACTGGGCGGCGGCATTggaacaggacaggacagaggcaggggcacaggacAGGACCGGGTCGGGGCACAGGACGGGACTATGTCTGGGTACTGGTGGCAGGCAGccgagactccccggcaggaacagcctcggtggtctgggtgctgggcggctcAACCTCGGTTGGTCAgcatctgatttcccagaagtcattgcaagaacaCGCATCTCAAATCATTCTCCATCTTCTCGCAAGTCGCAAGACGCttggcaagaacgttcttctcaagaacgcaa CAggtctggtagcagagccaagcccgaatcagtggaggaggctggtagcagagccaagcccgaaacagtggaggaggctggtagcagagccaagcccgaatcagtggaggaggctggtagcagagccaagctcgaatcagtggaggaggctggtagcagagctgagCCTGGTGCggatggtggaggctggtag
- the LOC134018486 gene encoding deoxynucleoside triphosphate triphosphohydrolase SAMHD1-like isoform X3: MICSKCSTLADQAPDKPNTIDCQFNVQGKVFNDPIHGLVPMHPLLVRIIDTPQFQRLRYIKQLGGACYVYPGATHNRFEHSIGVSHLAGRLVRELKERQPELQISCRDFLCVQIAGLCHDLGHGPFSHLFDGMFIPKVSTGRKWKHEDASVAMFDHLVDKNELKMEQHGLVLPEDLDFIKEQIAGPIDKTPGKWAYKGRPEKKSFLYEIIANKRNGVDVDKWDYFARDSYYLGLQSNFDHDRFINFARVCEVDEEVDGKKMSQICARDKEVDNLYDMFHTRFSLHRRAYQHRVVEAIQLMIRDALVEANPHILIKGSGVKTFRMSDTVFDMEVYSKLTDHVFEQILYSPSSDLDKARKILERITHRRLYKCVGQILKVCGGIKDKDNLEDEVMDKIKKWQSDVASENHLDPNDFELRVIKIDYGMKKDDPIDQMRFYKKDNPTKAFKISKDQVLYLRPESFSQQQIRIYYKKETDETDETIKAIKDDWSIKFPESHEEPQNSARTEDQEKPGIKKQEV, translated from the exons ATGATTTGCTCCAAATGCTCAACTCTGGCTGACCAGGCTCCGGACAAGCCGAACACGATTGACTGCCAGTTCAATGTGCAGGGAAAG GTGTTCAACGATCCAATACATGGGCTTGTGCCAATGCACCCTTTGCTGGTCCGCATCATTGACACACCCCAGTTCCAGAGACTTCGCTACATCAAGCAGCTTGGAGGGGCCTGCTATGTCTATCCTGGGGCGACCCACAACCGCTTTGAGCACTCCATAGG AGTGAGTCACCTGGCAGGGAGACTGGTCCGGGAGCTGAAAGAGCGGCAGCCAGAACTTCAAATCTCTTGCAGAGACTTCCTCTGTGTGCAGATCGCTGGCCTCTGCCACGACCTGG GACATGGCCCTTTCTCCCATTTGTTTGATGGGATGTTTATCCCCAAAGTCTCTACAGGAAGGAAATGGAAG CACGAGGATGCGTCCGTGGCCATGTTTGACCACCTTGTCGACAAAAATGAATTGAAGATGGAGCAGCATGGTCTGGTCCTGCCTGAAGACCTGGACTTCATCAAGGAACAAATTGCTGGACCGATTGACAAAACCCCTGGGAAG TGGGCTTACAAAGGCAGACCAGAGAAGAAGTCCTTCCTGTACGAAATCATAGCCAACAAGAGAAACGGTGTTGATGTTGATAAATGGGACTACTTTGCCAG GGACTCTTACTACCTAGGTCTTCAGAGTAACTTTGACCATGACCGCTTTATCAACTTTGCCCGAGTCtgtgaggtggatgaggaggtggATGGGAAGAAGATGTCGCAGATCTGTGCCAGAGACAAG GAAGTGGACAACCTGTATGACATGTTCCACACCAGATTCAGCCTCCACAGACGAGCCTACCAGCACAGAGTGGTCGAAGCCATTCAGCTCAT GATCAGAGATGCCCTTGTCGAAGCAAATCCTCACATCTTGATTAAAGGATCTGGGGTGAAAACGTTCAGAATGTCAGACACCGTATTTGACATGGAGGTCTACTCTAAACTCACAG ACCATGTGTTTGAGCAGATCCTCTACTCCCCCTCTTCTGACCTGGATAAGGCAAGAAAGATTCTAGAGAGAATCACCCACCGACGTCTCTACAAGTGTGTGGGCCAGATCTTAAAGGTGTGTGGGGGTATAAAG GACAAGGACAATTTGGAGGACGAGGTCATGGACAAGATCAAGAAATGGCAAAGTGATGTGGCGAGTGAAAATCATTTGGATCCAAATGACTTTGAACTCCGT GTCATCAAAATTGACTATGGGATGAAGAAGGACGACCCCATTGACCAAATGCGCTTCTACAAAAAGGACAACCCAACCAAAGCTTTCAAAATCTCCAAAGACCAG GTGTTATACCTCAGGCCAGAGAGCTTTTCACAGCAACAGATCAGGATCTACTATAAGAAGGAGACTGATGAAACTGATGAAACTATAAAGGCCATTAAGGATGACTGGAGCATCAAATTCCCAGAATCACAT GAGGAACCCCAGAATTCTGCCAGAACAGAAGATCAGGAGAAACCAGGAATAAAGAAACAGGAAGTCTGA